CCGACATGATCCAGTCACCTAAAATAGCCTTCGTCCAAGTGAAGTGGCGGCGATTCGTGTGATACGGGATGCGGTACACCATCGATCCGGTAAAGCGATTGCGCACGTCTTCGTTGGAAAGCGACTTTTCTGCCTTCGGGTTGTAAGGGTTGTCCGGCAGAGCTCCGTTCAGGAAGTCCGGTGCATCGTCTTCCGCACGCGCCCATACATATCCAGCGCGAACCGTGAGGCCATGCCAGGCGTTCTGCTGCAGACCGATGCGAAGACCGTTATAGTTCGAGTGCCCCCACGGGCCAGTGATGCTGATGTCGTAGTAATGCGGGTCGAGGCGGCCCGCACGGATCAGCGCATTCGTCGTCGGGTCACGCATATCGCCATAGAACGCGCGGTTGAGCTGCTGGTAGCAAGGCTGTGACTTGCCTGAAGAACTGTTCACGCCGTTACAAGTGGTCGTACCGTTAGAAACCGCATAGCCGAAGTATGTCTGGTTTGCGCTGGTGAGGATCACTGGAGGCGCGAGGTTCGAATTGGCGGCCTTCAGCAGCTTCTCACCTTCGACGTGAATGCCCGTGATCGACAGCACAAGCTTCGAGGTCAACGCGCGATCGATGCCAAGATCCATCTGATGGATGATCGGCAGAACGGTACCCGGGAAAGAACGGCTGATGCTCGGAGCAAAGCCTGCACCAAAGCCCGTCGTCGGGAACGATGCGGTATTCGTGTAGGGTCCCGTGGCGAACGCATTGATGAGTGCGGTATTTGCTGCAGCAGTCGTCGTGCCCGAGTTGTTCAGAGTCATGACAAGCTGCTGCTTGGTCTGCAGCGTATTGCGAGCGAGGATCAGCAGGTTCTTGTCGTAGAACATGCCGTAGCCTGCACGCAAAACCGTCTTGCCCTTCTTATCGATCGCGTACGACAGAGCTACGCGCGGAGCAAAGTTGTTATAGTCGCGCGCCATCCCGTGCGAGAGCGAAGCCTGGATCGGATCGTTCGCATTCTGGTTGAAACCCTGCGGCTGCAGATCGAGGTCGTAACGCACGCCGAGATTCAGCGTCAGGCGCGAGGTCGCCTTCCACGAGTCTTCGATGTAGCCACCAATCAGCGTATCCGGAAGATGGATATCCGGATTACCGAAGCTCTGAACATAGCGGTACGGCTGCGGAGCGGCGAGCGCAAAGTTGCCCGTCGTGTAGAAGCTCCAGTAACCCACAAAATTCGTCGGGAAGTAGCTGCGCGCGCGGATGTAATTCACCTGCACACCAGCCTTGAAGAGATGACGACCCAAAGTCTTCGAGAGAGCGTCATCAATTTCGTAGTGGTCTTCGTCGAGCGTCACCGGGAAGTCGCTTGTCGCGCCGATGTTCACAACACCGCCGATCGCTGCGCCCGTGCCGTATACGTGAGGAAGCTGTTTCAGACGCTGAGGAGCCACCATTGCGTGCAACTCATTCAGCAATGTCGGCGAGAAGATATGTGTCCACTCGGCGAAGTAGTTCTGCGTGTGGGTGTACGTACTGGTAGCCGCAGACAAATCGTAGTAGCCGCCGGTGTTGGTGCTGTTGGCCTGGAGGTACTGCACGTAGAGCACGCGACCGATCAACGTGTCGCGGTCGCTGATGCGGTGGTCGATACGCATCGACGCGAGCGTCTGCGCAGAGGACTGCGGAATGTAGCCATCGGTATCAACTCCACGAACGGGTGAACCGATGAGTTTGCCTGCTGCCAGAGTGCCGTCAACCGCCGAAGCATACGAACCGATGTACGAGTACTTCGAGGTATTCAGACCTACGTATTCGAGCGCACCGAAGAAGTAAGTGCGGTTCGACTTGATCGGTCCGCCAACTGAGAGTCCCAGATCATTACGTGAGTAAATGCTCGGGTTCGTATTGCTGAACGCATTCGAGGAGTTCAGGAACTGCTGACGCGTGAAGTAGTACGCCGTACCGTGAAACTTGTCTGTACCTGCGCGCGTGACCACGTTAATGAAGCCGCCGCCTGCACCGCCGAACTCTGCGGGGAACTGTTCCGTGAGCACCTGGAACTGCGCGATCGCATCCTGCGAAAGCGTCTGGCGAACGTTGCCGTTGAGCTGGCCGTTGTTCTCCACACCGTCGATCATGATCGAGTTCGAACGCGAACGCTGGCCGTTGACCGAGAAACCGGAGTTCTGGCCGGTCGTCTGCGTCGTCGTTACTTCAGGGACAGTGATTGCGAAGTCAAGGAAGTTACGGCCATCCGACGGCAGGTTGTCGATTTCTTCCTGCGAGATGGTCTGGCCGATCGTCGTACGGTCAGGGTCAATCTGAGAAACGTCCGCATTTACCTGGACGACCGCATCCGAGGAAGCTACCGTCAGCGCGATGTTCGCGGTGGAGGCCTGGCCGACCGAGAGCGTGATGCCTGTCTGGCGCGTCTGCGCGAAGCCAGCGTGCTCGACCAGCAACTCATAGCCGCCGGGTTGCAGCGCGACGAAGCGGAAAACGCCCGCCTTGCCCGAAACGCCGACGCGTACATCGTGCGTGGCGGTGTTGGTCAGCGTTAGAGTTGCGCCTTCGACCTTCGCGCCGGAAGGGTCGCGGACGTCGACTTCGAGGCCGGCAGTATCCACCGACTGCGCTCGTGCGGACACGCCGATAAACAACGCCACCAGTAGTGACAGGGAAAGAAACCAACGAGCCAAACGCACCTGGGTCAAACTCCTTGAAGCGATACGAGGCGGCAAACGCCGTCGTCGCTGGCAACACTTCCCGCACACGCGAGTGCTCCATCGCAAAACAAAACGTGGAGTAGGCAGAACACACCTATCGAGTCACTTAGCGAATCGAAAATCAGACCCGTGTGGGAAGCAGAACAATTGTTAGAGGACCGTTGCAATTGAACCTAACACCGCCCACGCGCCGTAGCAATAAGGACCCGAGATAGATGGCCGATGTTCGCACTACGACCTTGCATCAGGGCCTTGGCGAACGTATGCTTTGACCAACCTAAGCAACTTTCAGTGCCACGCGCGGCATGAATATGCCGCTACAGCTCACAAACGCAACACTTGCGGCCAGGACTGGCCACTCTTCAGAAATCCCACCTTGCTAAGGACATGCGCGCCTGGACCGCTGCGACATGCCCACGGGATGACTGAAGAACGAAGCAAGTGAAGCACTGCTCTATGAGAAGGGATCGTCTCCGAATGGTCGGTCGTACGTTTGTCAGGAACTTCGCTCTTGCCTTGGCAACAGCCCTGGGCCTTGGCTCGCAGGCAGCTCATGCCTCCGCGGGTCAGGCGTTTACGCTTTCCAGCAGCACCACCGTTAGCTTCCCGTCGACCGCCATCGGGCAGACCTCAAGCTCACAAACCGTGACGTTGACCGCGAATCGCGCCGTCACGGTGGCGAGCGTCGTCATCTCCTCAACGATGAACAGCAAGCAGGAGTTCGTACTCGGCACGACCTCGGGCTGTACGACCGTGGTCTCCGGCGGCACCTGTAGCATCCCGGTCACGTTCAAGCCGTTCTACTCCGGCACGCGTACCGCAACCCTGACGGTCACGGACTCCACCGGCACGCTCTACACCGTCGGCCTCACCGGCGCCGCAAGCGGCCCACAGGGGTTGATGAGCCCGGGCTACAACACCTATAGCGGCCCCGTCGGTTCGGGCTACTCCGGCGATGGCGGCCCCCTCTCTGCCGCCAAGTTCTACACCCTGATGGGCACGACCTCTGACGCAGCCGGCAACCTCTACATCGCCGACTACGGCATGCAGAACATCCGCGTGGTCTACAACAGCGGCTCAGCTCTGGCTTGCCTGATCCAGATCGAGGAGCCGACGCTCTTCGGCCTCTCCGCAGGCGCAACAAGCTGCGCTGGTGCGACCTCCGCACCCGTTGCCGGGAACATTTACACCATCGCTGGCGACACCACTGCCGTATCCGGCACGGCAACGACGACCTCGCACACCGGTGGCAATCTCAACAATGTGCTCGCCACCACAGCAGGCACGCTCTATGGTCCGGAAGGCGTAGCCGTCGATGCCGCTGGCAACATCCTGGTCTCGAACTACACCAACTACTCGACGAGCGTAGTCTTCGCGGGCGGCGACTCCATGGCTTGCCTTATCGAGATGGCAAACCCCACGATCTTTGGTCTGACCACGGGCGCAACCACCTGCGCCGGCGCCACCTCAGCGCCTCAGGTCGGCTATATCTACAAGCTCATCGGCACACCCGGCACTGCGGGTATCACCGGCGATGGCGGCCCGCTCGGTTCAGGCACCGTACTCACGGGCTACGGCACCGCGATCACTGTGAGCCCGGCTGGCGATATCTTCTTCGTCAGCTACTCCACGCTCGCTACGCGTGGCACGCGTATTCGCGTGGTCTACAACGGAGGCGCAGCAGCAGCAAAACTCATCGCCGCAGAAAACCCCGGCACCACGCCTGTGATTGGCTACGTGTACCTTGTCGGCGGCTATGCGCAGGTGGCTTCCGCTGGCGACGGCGGACTGGCAACCGCTTCGACCGCAGGCATCCTCAACAGCCGCGGACTTGCTCTCACGGCCGATGGTGATGTCGTCTTCACCGAATACACCTCAGCCACCAGCGCGAAGATCCGCGTGATCTACAACGGCGGCGCCGCGATGGGTAAGCTCATCACCACAGAGAACTCCGCATGGGCTTCGCCGACCGTGGGCTATCTCTACACACTCGCCGGTAATGCAACTCCGGCAACCTCAGCAACCGTAGCCGGAGCCTTGGCCTATACCAACGCCCTGAGCGACCCCATTGGCGTTACGACGGACCCTGCAGGCGACATCTACTACGTCGACTACGGCAACTTCCAGCTCTACAAGATCGACACGGCCAGCGGCAAGATCGTTCCTTACGTCGGCACCGGAGTGAAGGGCACCGGCAACGGTAACGCGCTCACGGTCGCCAAGTATTACCTTCCCTGGGCGTCGAACTTTGGCACCGATGGCACGGTCTACGTGACCGACTACGGCGTGTATCACATCAACGTAGACACCGCCGCAGCCGCGCCGATCACCTTCACCACCACCGCGGCGATCGGCAATGTCTCCGAGACAGAGGTCGTTTATCACAACAACGTCGGCAACTCGCCGTTGACGATCTCCGGCATTACGGCCAGCACAAACTTCGCCGTCGTAGCGTCGGGCTCGACGCTCTACAGCGATTGCACCTCGACGACCGTCCTGCAGCCCGGCCAGACCTGCGCGATCGGCGTGGCGCTGTCGCCAACGGTCTCGAACCAGACGCTCACCGGCACCCTCACGGTGACGGACAACTCCTCGGTCGGCACCTACACCGTCGCGCTGACGGGCACGGCTGCGGTCGCCACCACGACCACGCTTACCTCTTCGGCGAACCCGTCGCAGGGCGGCACCTCCATCACGCTCTCGGCAGCCGTCGCCGTGGCCTCGGGCCAGACCGTCCCCACGGGCACGGCTGCGCTGGCCGGTACGGTGAAGTTCACCGACGGCACCACGACGCTCGCCACCGGCGTGGCCATCGATGCCACCACCGGCATCGCGACCTACACCACGGCAGCGCTGGCAAACGGTTCGCACAGCCTGAAGGCGACCTTCACCCCGGCGACCGCGGACTACTCCACCTCGTCGGGTTCGCTGACGCAGGTGGTCAACTCGCTCACCACGACCACCACTGTCACGTCGTCGGCCAACCCCAGCGCGGGCGGTTCAGCGGTGACCTTCACCGCGACGGTCGCCGTGGTCGCTGGCCAGACCGCCCCCACCGGCGCGCCGGGACTTGCCGGCACCGTCACCTTTACCGATAGCGTGAGCGGCGCAGCGCTGGCGAGCAATGTTGCCATCGACGCCACCACTGGTCAGGCAACGGCCACGACCAGCGCCCTGACGAACGCCACCCACACCATCACCGCCGTCTTCACCCCGGCGACGGCATACTACGCCACATCGACGGGTACGCTCTCGCAGGTAGTGAGCGGCATCACCACCTCGACTACCGTCACCTCCACCGATCCGAGCCCCGGACCGAACACGCAGGTCACGCTGACCGCGACGGTAGCCGTCACCGGCACGGTCCCCAGCGGCACTACCGCGCTGAGCGGAACGGTGACCTTCGTCGACGTTTCGCTGGTCAGCGGATCGACCACCTCCACCACGACCACGCTGGGTACGAGCACCATCAGTTCAGCCGGCGTCGCTACGCTGCCGTTCAAGTCCTCGCTCGTGGCAACGCACACCATCACCGCGACCTTCACCCCGTCCACGCTCTACTACGCGTCCTCGGCGGGAACGATCGTCGAGACCGTCTCGGGACCGACCTTCACGGTCGCCAACAGCAACCCCGGCGTCGCCATTCCGACGGGCGGCAGCACGACCACCACCTTCGCCGTCAGCGGCATAGGTGGCTACTCGGGCACCGTCTCGGCAAGCTGCTCGGGGGCGCCGGCGTACATCACCTGCTCCTTCGCTCCGGCCAGCACCACGTTCAGCGGTACGAGCGCTACCTCCAACGTGGTCATGACCATCCGCACGAACGGCCAGACGAGCTCGCTGGTCAGCCGCACCGGCGGGCTGGAGCTGGCTTCCCTGCTCGGCTTCGGCGTGTTGCTCGTGGCTCCGCGTCGTCGTCGCCTCGGCGCGATGCTGATGCTCGCTCTGGGCCTCGCTCTGACGGCCACCATGACCGGCTGCGGCAACGGCACGAACAGCGCGGCGCGCGGAACCTTCAACCTCACCGTCAACTTCACCGACGGATCGTTGACGGTCACCTCGCCGGTCACGGTGTCGATCACTGGCAACTAATCGCAACCGCAACACGCAGAAAGGCCCGCCAAATCGGCGGGCCTTTCGCTTGCTCGAAACATCGTGACGCGCAGAGTCTTCCCTGCACCCCACATACGCGCGATCTAAATTTTGATCGACCAGCCCAGCTGTTCGAGTTCCACTTCGATAGTCGCCAGGGCCTGCGTGAGCGCTTCACGGCGATGCGCGCTGGAGGTACGTTCGCTCAGCACGCGCTCGCGCTGCAGCTCGAGCGCCTGGATGCGGCGCTTCTTCTCCGCTTCCTGCAACAGCTTGGCGCTGTTATCTTCTGGCTTGAATGATTGCGTTGATGCGGCGGCTTCGGCTTGCTGCTCTTCCACGTTCTTCGACTCCCAGCCTTTGGACATAACCTCATCCTACGCCGGAGACCGCGAAGTTGGCGATGCCTCTTTCGCGGCAAAGCAAAACGCCAGCCACGAGGGCTGTCGTTCGTCTGATGCGATGCTCCGAAACTACTGCTTGCCGAAGCGGTAAACGACGCCCATGTTCACGCCGAAGTTGTTCTGCAGGCTACCGCCGAAGGTGGTCGGCACATACGTCGGCTTCAAGCGGAACGCGAGGTTCGGATAGAAGTTGTAATCGAAATTCACGCCGCCCGAAAATGCCGGACGGACACCATCGGGCCAGATGCCCAGAGCGGTCGAGTTGATGCCCTTCGAACCACCCGAGAACAAACCCCAGCCAGCGCCGCCCAGAGCTTCCAGGCCGATCGCCAGCTTTTCCTTGCCATAGATGCGGTAGTTTACGCCGCCCATGAAGGTGTATTCGTTGATCTGCGGCTTCGTGATCTGCGGATAGTAGTACGGGCGCTGCGCATGAGCGTTACCGAACATGCCGCGTGCGTCGCCGACGATCGCCAG
Above is a genomic segment from Granulicella cerasi containing:
- a CDS encoding TonB-dependent receptor — its product is MRLARWFLSLSLLVALFIGVSARAQSVDTAGLEVDVRDPSGAKVEGATLTLTNTATHDVRVGVSGKAGVFRFVALQPGGYELLVEHAGFAQTRQTGITLSVGQASTANIALTVASSDAVVQVNADVSQIDPDRTTIGQTISQEEIDNLPSDGRNFLDFAITVPEVTTTQTTGQNSGFSVNGQRSRSNSIMIDGVENNGQLNGNVRQTLSQDAIAQFQVLTEQFPAEFGGAGGGFINVVTRAGTDKFHGTAYYFTRQQFLNSSNAFSNTNPSIYSRNDLGLSVGGPIKSNRTYFFGALEYVGLNTSKYSYIGSYASAVDGTLAAGKLIGSPVRGVDTDGYIPQSSAQTLASMRIDHRISDRDTLIGRVLYVQYLQANSTNTGGYYDLSAATSTYTHTQNYFAEWTHIFSPTLLNELHAMVAPQRLKQLPHVYGTGAAIGGVVNIGATSDFPVTLDEDHYEIDDALSKTLGRHLFKAGVQVNYIRARSYFPTNFVGYWSFYTTGNFALAAPQPYRYVQSFGNPDIHLPDTLIGGYIEDSWKATSRLTLNLGVRYDLDLQPQGFNQNANDPIQASLSHGMARDYNNFAPRVALSYAIDKKGKTVLRAGYGMFYDKNLLILARNTLQTKQQLVMTLNNSGTTTAAANTALINAFATGPYTNTASFPTTGFGAGFAPSISRSFPGTVLPIIHQMDLGIDRALTSKLVLSITGIHVEGEKLLKAANSNLAPPVILTSANQTYFGYAVSNGTTTCNGVNSSSGKSQPCYQQLNRAFYGDMRDPTTNALIRAGRLDPHYYDISITGPWGHSNYNGLRIGLQQNAWHGLTVRAGYVWARAEDDAPDFLNGALPDNPYNPKAEKSLSNEDVRNRFTGSMVYRIPYHTNRRHFTWTKAILGDWIMSGTYITGSGTPQNITVGSDMNNDGSTSTDRPFINGVIVGRNAFRGARQSSASARGQKEIRFPRGQRLTFSAEAFNLFNHYNITDFDTSWGTGQNPTARTPTSTGKPGSYYGEADAASGSRVMQLGIRYKF
- a CDS encoding beta strand repeat-containing protein gives rise to the protein MATALGLGSQAAHASAGQAFTLSSSTTVSFPSTAIGQTSSSQTVTLTANRAVTVASVVISSTMNSKQEFVLGTTSGCTTVVSGGTCSIPVTFKPFYSGTRTATLTVTDSTGTLYTVGLTGAASGPQGLMSPGYNTYSGPVGSGYSGDGGPLSAAKFYTLMGTTSDAAGNLYIADYGMQNIRVVYNSGSALACLIQIEEPTLFGLSAGATSCAGATSAPVAGNIYTIAGDTTAVSGTATTTSHTGGNLNNVLATTAGTLYGPEGVAVDAAGNILVSNYTNYSTSVVFAGGDSMACLIEMANPTIFGLTTGATTCAGATSAPQVGYIYKLIGTPGTAGITGDGGPLGSGTVLTGYGTAITVSPAGDIFFVSYSTLATRGTRIRVVYNGGAAAAKLIAAENPGTTPVIGYVYLVGGYAQVASAGDGGLATASTAGILNSRGLALTADGDVVFTEYTSATSAKIRVIYNGGAAMGKLITTENSAWASPTVGYLYTLAGNATPATSATVAGALAYTNALSDPIGVTTDPAGDIYYVDYGNFQLYKIDTASGKIVPYVGTGVKGTGNGNALTVAKYYLPWASNFGTDGTVYVTDYGVYHINVDTAAAAPITFTTTAAIGNVSETEVVYHNNVGNSPLTISGITASTNFAVVASGSTLYSDCTSTTVLQPGQTCAIGVALSPTVSNQTLTGTLTVTDNSSVGTYTVALTGTAAVATTTTLTSSANPSQGGTSITLSAAVAVASGQTVPTGTAALAGTVKFTDGTTTLATGVAIDATTGIATYTTAALANGSHSLKATFTPATADYSTSSGSLTQVVNSLTTTTTVTSSANPSAGGSAVTFTATVAVVAGQTAPTGAPGLAGTVTFTDSVSGAALASNVAIDATTGQATATTSALTNATHTITAVFTPATAYYATSTGTLSQVVSGITTSTTVTSTDPSPGPNTQVTLTATVAVTGTVPSGTTALSGTVTFVDVSLVSGSTTSTTTTLGTSTISSAGVATLPFKSSLVATHTITATFTPSTLYYASSAGTIVETVSGPTFTVANSNPGVAIPTGGSTTTTFAVSGIGGYSGTVSASCSGAPAYITCSFAPASTTFSGTSATSNVVMTIRTNGQTSSLVSRTGGLELASLLGFGVLLVAPRRRRLGAMLMLALGLALTATMTGCGNGTNSAARGTFNLTVNFTDGSLTVTSPVTVSITGN